GATGTCGTCAAGGGTATCGCCTCACGGCTGGGCGCCCGGCTCGCCCCCGTAGCGCCCCGCACGTGCGTCAGCGCGTCCGCCTCCGCGAGGTGCACGTGCTTGATCACGCCGACGACCTCGGTGGACCACCCGAGCTCGCGGGCGGACTCCCAGGCGATCCCGACCCAGCTGCGTCCCGGGAGGACGGGCCCCCAGGCGTCCTGCTCGAACGGCGCGGCGCGGAACGGGCCCCCGGGCGAGGGCGCGAGGCCGGCGAACACGTCGGCCAGGTGCTGGTCCGCGCGCGTCAGGATCGTCACGGTGCCGCGCTCGCCCAACCCGGACGCGAGCTCGCTGTCGGGATCGAGCAGGCCGACCACGCGGGCCGGCTCCCCCAGCGCCACCAGGACCGAGCTGACGGTGAGGCCGCGGCGTTCGCGCCCCTCCCCCGCCGCCCACAGCGTCACGGGCGACACCAGCCGCCCCCGGAACCGGCGGGCCGCGTCTCGCGAGGCCGCGGGGGTGGCGAACGGATGCGTGCGATGGATGCTCACGCCCCCACCCTAGGACGCCGAACGGGCGGCCCCGCCGAAGCGGAGCCGCCCGTGGGCGTGCGGTGGGACCTCAGACGGTGGCGGCCTCGAAGGCGACCTTCTGGCTGCCGACCTTGTTCAGCGCCCAGCCGATGACCAGCAGCGACACGCCCACGCCGATGGCGAAGAGGCAGACGCCGAAGGAGAGCACCGAGGTGAACAGCGACGCGCGGAGGAACGAGCCGTTCATGACCGTGCCGCGCTGCTTCGTCAGCTCCTCGGCCTTGGCGGTGTCGCCGGCGTTCTTGGCGGCGGTGGCGGCGGCACCCAGCTCGGAGTAGGTCATACCGTTGCTGCCCTTGAGCGCGTGGGTGTTGATGATGTCGGCCTGGGCCAGCGCGGACAGCGGGCCGGACACGGCCGCGCCCTGCATGAACTTGGCGTCGTTGGGAACCGTGATCTTCTCAGCGGACAGCTGCGAGACGACGACACCCCAGACGACACCGCCGGTCAGGGTGAAGAGGATACCCATGACCATGGACACGATGCCGGCCATCTTGAGGGGCTTGAGGTTCATTCCGGTGC
Above is a window of Propioniciclava coleopterorum DNA encoding:
- a CDS encoding flavin reductase, yielding MSIHRTHPFATPAASRDAARRFRGRLVSPVTLWAAGEGRERRGLTVSSVLVALGEPARVVGLLDPDSELASGLGERGTVTILTRADQHLADVFAGLAPSPGGPFRAAPFEQDAWGPVLPGRSWVGIAWESARELGWSTEVVGVIKHVHLAEADALTHVRGATGASRAPSREAIPLTTS
- a CDS encoding aromatic ring-opening dioxygenase LigA; its protein translation is MNLKPLKMAGIVSMVMGILFTLTGGVVWGVVVSQLSAEKITVPNDAKFMQGAAVSGPLSALAQADIINTHALKGSNGMTYSELGAAATAAKNAGDTAKAEELTKQRGTVMNGSFLRASLFTSVLSFGVCLFAIGVGVSLLVIGWALNKVGSQKVAFEAATV